A stretch of Halogeometricum sp. S1BR25-6 DNA encodes these proteins:
- a CDS encoding GPW/gp25 family protein, with the protein MTKTFLGTGWSFPVRTDDRSAVATATGEADVEQSIRILLGTAKGERVMRPEFGCDIHNYAFAVVDTTTRTLISASVEKALARWEPRIEVERVETSAADLDAGRLLVSIDYRIRSSNARRNLVYPFYVEG; encoded by the coding sequence ATGACAAAAACGTTTCTCGGGACGGGATGGAGCTTCCCCGTGCGGACGGACGACCGGAGTGCGGTCGCCACCGCGACGGGCGAAGCGGACGTCGAACAGTCGATCAGGATACTCCTCGGCACCGCAAAAGGCGAGCGCGTGATGCGACCGGAGTTCGGCTGCGACATCCATAACTACGCCTTCGCCGTCGTCGACACGACGACGCGCACGCTGATATCCGCGAGCGTTGAGAAGGCGCTCGCCCGCTGGGAGCCGCGGATCGAGGTCGAACGGGTTGAGACGTCCGCGGCCGACTTGGACGCCGGCCGCCTCCTCGTCTCCATCGACTACCGAATCCGGAGCAGCAACGCGCGCCGAAACCTGGTCTACCCGTTCTACGTCGAGGGGTGA
- a CDS encoding PAAR domain-containing protein, giving the protein MPPAARVTDQTAHGTPLTGVGSPNVFIGGLPAWRVGADVHVCPLITGTVPHVGGPVAMGSATVFVNGLPAARQGDLITETGPPNSIALGYPTVLIG; this is encoded by the coding sequence GTGCCACCCGCAGCACGCGTGACCGACCAGACGGCGCACGGAACGCCGCTCACCGGCGTTGGCAGTCCGAACGTGTTCATCGGCGGACTGCCGGCGTGGCGTGTGGGGGCGGACGTCCACGTCTGCCCGCTCATCACCGGGACCGTCCCGCACGTCGGTGGCCCCGTGGCGATGGGGAGCGCGACCGTGTTCGTCAACGGCCTTCCGGCCGCCCGACAGGGTGACCTTATTACGGAGACGGGACCGCCGAACTCCATCGCCCTCGGCTATCCGACGGTCCTCATCGGCTAG
- a CDS encoding phage baseplate assembly protein V, translating to MTPRDLFGGEGEERSVVRGVAAAIVTDNVDPESLGRVKVTYPWRDADDESYWARLAVPMAGPDRGTYFLPEVDDEVLVAFEDGDIHYPYVLGALWNGRDKPPEDNASETNDVRVVRSRSGHELVFDDAEGKSRVELTTGGGHRLVLDDAEGAATVELTTTGGHAVTLDDTPGGESITITDKTGSNRVVLDAVSGAVEVSAAATLRVSAPMLEFSGDGNVTVEAGGILTLKGAMVMIN from the coding sequence ATGACCCCGAGAGACCTGTTCGGCGGCGAGGGGGAGGAACGATCTGTCGTCCGCGGCGTGGCCGCCGCCATTGTCACCGACAACGTCGACCCCGAGAGTCTCGGACGCGTCAAGGTGACGTACCCGTGGCGGGACGCCGACGACGAGAGCTACTGGGCGCGACTCGCCGTCCCGATGGCCGGGCCGGATCGGGGGACGTACTTCCTCCCCGAAGTCGACGACGAGGTGCTCGTCGCCTTCGAGGACGGCGACATCCACTACCCGTACGTGCTGGGTGCGCTCTGGAACGGACGGGACAAACCGCCGGAGGACAACGCGAGCGAGACGAACGACGTGCGGGTTGTCCGCTCTCGGAGCGGCCACGAACTCGTCTTCGATGACGCCGAGGGGAAATCGCGGGTAGAACTGACGACCGGCGGCGGGCACCGTCTCGTCCTTGACGACGCCGAGGGGGCCGCAACAGTCGAACTGACGACGACCGGCGGGCACGCCGTGACGTTGGACGACACGCCCGGAGGCGAGTCGATCACGATAACGGACAAGACCGGCTCGAACCGCGTCGTCCTCGACGCCGTTTCGGGCGCCGTCGAGGTGTCCGCCGCCGCGACGCTGCGGGTGAGCGCACCGATGCTTGAATTCTCCGGCGACGGCAACGTCACGGTCGAGGCTGGTGGCATCCTCACACTCAAGGGGGCGATGGTGATGATAAATTGA
- a CDS encoding phage late control D family protein, which yields MKYAELEERYDGFYAPRFEVRIAEQTYTEAEGTVTALEIDTVVDGADRCSLLLDAPFDPERGALEGMNWDDIAVGNTLVVAIGYGDRLKTLFDGRISSVRPEFATDGPPAVEVNGYDRSFAMTHETKSRSWDETTDSDVVEDVVSAYEFTEVTVDPTGVVHRKRFQERESDYRFLVRLAERNGFELFSRNGALAFRSPPYDADPSVTLAYGQSLAAFMPEFADRGEVGTVHVRHWDPANKREIVGTAENPAGGDAVRVLRLPVASKEEADREAAAALNSLRNRTVRGSGESVGIPEIRAGETIELKNIDMFTNVYYIQSATHSVSNSGYTTAFEVTERSA from the coding sequence ATGAAGTACGCCGAACTCGAAGAAAGATACGACGGCTTCTACGCGCCACGGTTCGAGGTGCGGATCGCCGAACAGACGTACACGGAGGCCGAAGGCACGGTCACGGCGCTCGAAATCGACACGGTGGTTGATGGCGCTGACCGGTGTTCGCTGCTTCTCGACGCGCCGTTCGACCCCGAACGGGGGGCGCTTGAAGGGATGAATTGGGACGATATCGCTGTCGGAAATACCCTCGTCGTCGCCATCGGTTACGGTGACCGTCTGAAGACGCTGTTCGACGGTCGGATCAGCTCTGTCCGGCCGGAGTTCGCGACGGACGGGCCGCCGGCGGTCGAGGTGAACGGCTACGACCGGTCGTTCGCGATGACGCACGAGACGAAGTCCCGGTCGTGGGACGAGACGACCGACAGCGACGTCGTTGAGGACGTCGTCTCGGCGTACGAGTTCACGGAGGTCACCGTCGACCCGACAGGCGTGGTCCACCGAAAGCGGTTCCAAGAACGCGAGAGCGACTACCGATTCCTCGTGCGACTCGCCGAACGCAACGGGTTCGAGCTGTTTTCCCGAAACGGCGCGCTCGCGTTCCGATCGCCGCCGTACGATGCCGATCCAAGCGTCACGCTGGCTTACGGGCAATCGCTCGCCGCGTTCATGCCCGAGTTCGCCGACCGGGGCGAGGTCGGGACCGTGCACGTCCGACACTGGGACCCGGCGAATAAACGCGAAATCGTCGGCACCGCGGAGAACCCCGCAGGCGGCGACGCCGTCCGCGTTCTTCGACTACCGGTGGCATCGAAGGAAGAGGCCGACCGTGAGGCCGCGGCGGCGCTCAACAGCCTTCGGAATCGGACGGTCCGTGGGAGCGGCGAGTCGGTCGGAATCCCAGAGATCCGGGCGGGCGAGACGATCGAACTCAAAAACATAGATATGTTCACAAACGTTTATTATATTCAAAGTGCTACACATAGCGTGTCTAATTCGGGATATACCACCGCGTTCGAGGTGACGGAGCGATCCGCATGA
- a CDS encoding CIS tube protein — MANDRPTSSELTKARIEVLDRSGRVDDDRTVTVTFNPAEYKLVTDVNYEQQNTAGRTNADPQFAGGRPETLSMTLLFDTYEAGTDVRTEYTDKLDALLTKADDRHAPPRCRFVWGTFGFVGHLMSADKSFTMFRPDGTPVRANVSVSFTGLQMGREEQTGGAAETTDQTRTRTVVQGDTLWAISGEEYGDPTEWRRIADANDIDDPKTLQIGTELVIPPRSG; from the coding sequence ATGGCGAACGATCGTCCGACGAGTTCGGAACTCACGAAGGCGCGAATCGAGGTGCTGGACCGGAGCGGACGGGTCGACGACGACAGGACCGTCACGGTGACGTTCAACCCCGCGGAGTACAAGCTGGTGACGGACGTCAACTACGAGCAGCAGAACACAGCGGGGCGGACGAACGCGGATCCGCAGTTCGCCGGCGGACGGCCGGAGACGCTCTCGATGACGCTGTTGTTCGACACGTACGAGGCTGGCACCGACGTACGAACCGAGTACACGGACAAGCTCGACGCGCTCTTGACGAAGGCTGACGACCGACACGCGCCGCCGAGATGTCGGTTCGTCTGGGGGACGTTCGGGTTCGTCGGCCACCTCATGAGCGCGGACAAGTCGTTCACCATGTTCCGACCGGACGGGACGCCAGTCCGCGCGAACGTCAGCGTCAGTTTCACCGGACTCCAGATGGGCCGCGAGGAGCAGACGGGCGGTGCAGCAGAGACGACCGACCAGACCCGGACACGGACTGTTGTGCAGGGCGACACCCTCTGGGCCATCTCCGGCGAGGAGTACGGCGACCCGACCGAATGGCGACGCATCGCGGACGCCAACGACATCGACGACCCGAAGACCCTCCAAATCGGGACAGAACTCGTCATTCCGCCGCGGAGCGGGTAG
- a CDS encoding eCIS core domain-containing protein: protein MPNTTVQMTATLPAPEAPPVPPSPSSPTGGPAAHGVFPKLRVGQPAGRYEREADAVARAVTTNAPAPVISTLPADGWSEAARRAIVETDEEEDELLQTRRSGPWGEKEDVPPETVAAVRRPGGGAPVPESVRRRVEPRLGADLSGVRVHTDTTAATAVRSLHARAFTHRNHIFLGRGESTYDLGLMAHEATHVVQQDEAPATVPQVQRFSLDDLPGIDAKKIARRIPGFTLVTVLVGYNPVSDSDVVFNAENLFQGFVELLPFGADVYDALKEYEVVQEAFEWIRKNAPDITLKRVWDTLKAAADEIGLLDVFDTFDIIEEKFTPLYGEVKEFFWSTVDRIVELVKEAAIGVAEGFLTENGLWPLVKKVLGYDPLRDEEVEATPTEILEDFLLFIDKEEHLERMREQGTVEETAKWLTTQIETFTGLIDRLGDLFTEAWKAIQPENLLNLATNLRSLATQVLEFVADVGSFAWTVAEEVFARVKDALLGWLSEHVDSELPGFDLLTVIIGRNPFTSEEVPRTAANLVRGFITLLPGGHAIHQQLAESGVLAEAGARIEGAVERLGISWELIRGLFAEIWDSITIEALAEPFDTVLAMVARFGEPVSRLLGFVNVVLREVFFLVLAAMDFPVDLIQGIVARVMQAIDDVKRDPVAFLSNMLEAVKLGFSNFFDNALTHLGGGLVEWLFRGLRDAGLEPPDLSSLESVLSFALDILGVSVEKLWEKLGERIGEENVERIRGAIDRLTGIWNFVKDVQERGVAAIWEYIEGQISGLWDSVLEMAEEWIMERVVERAATWLLSLVDPTGVTAIINSFRAVFNAISSAIEYARDILAIVHDYVSTVGSVARGDLESGAKILEEGLAKAIPVAIGFLAKQLGIGDLGEKIVEIVGTVRAVIDEAIDWLIDRAMRGMESILSGLGIDSESDEDEATTSTDRESWWMLREPIEVRDQKHTLLFEGDGIDSELVVRSDRTPLVQWVEEAEREISILKAESMLSDDEYGKNSGALSQIRTLASLINKQRTRLRKSGDRRGQPITKRGGRVISRAYRQIHNLMKRIKYRGKSDARPPTQIPVQVTQSVTSTSDQIGKVMVAQPLSTNSGGLNPRSPGGDRSKLYTKVKAVRPGFYVQAHLLSDQLHGPNDSRNLTPFPNRSNGEMERAFESDIKKAVDQENKVVSYRVQFVYGRHGNPNLNPYEREVPTAVFGEAYEMKMKRSAPSTDDAAMNPNNWKVDRSKKIVGPREVRAVMPGAPAAVVIARRLSLSEKLPSDKRDAAIATLVEVTNIGPKTAEEIVSRLEESGISSLDELMAVSGIGKKRADAILSSDQIIQQGSSEWEVA, encoded by the coding sequence ATGCCGAATACGACAGTGCAGATGACGGCCACCCTTCCGGCGCCTGAGGCACCACCGGTGCCGCCGTCACCGTCGTCGCCGACCGGCGGACCGGCGGCGCACGGCGTCTTCCCGAAGCTCCGGGTCGGGCAACCGGCCGGTCGATACGAACGCGAGGCGGACGCTGTCGCGCGCGCGGTAACGACGAACGCTCCCGCGCCCGTGATTTCGACGCTCCCCGCGGACGGGTGGAGTGAAGCGGCCCGTCGAGCGATTGTCGAAACGGACGAGGAGGAGGATGAACTCCTGCAGACGCGGCGGAGCGGTCCATGGGGTGAGAAGGAGGATGTCCCACCCGAGACGGTCGCGGCGGTTCGCCGTCCGGGCGGCGGCGCTCCCGTCCCGGAGAGCGTTCGACGCCGCGTCGAACCGCGGCTTGGGGCGGACCTAAGCGGCGTGCGAGTCCACACCGACACGACGGCCGCGACGGCGGTGCGGAGCCTCCACGCGCGGGCGTTCACGCATCGGAACCACATCTTCCTCGGGAGGGGTGAGTCGACGTACGACCTCGGTCTGATGGCGCACGAGGCGACGCACGTCGTCCAACAGGACGAAGCACCCGCGACTGTCCCACAGGTGCAGCGGTTCAGCCTTGACGATCTACCAGGAATCGATGCGAAGAAGATAGCGAGGCGCATCCCCGGTTTCACCCTAGTGACCGTGCTTGTCGGGTACAACCCAGTGTCGGACTCCGACGTGGTGTTCAATGCGGAGAATCTGTTTCAAGGGTTCGTCGAACTGCTGCCGTTCGGCGCCGACGTCTACGACGCATTGAAGGAATACGAGGTAGTGCAGGAGGCGTTCGAGTGGATACGCAAGAACGCCCCGGACATCACGCTGAAGCGCGTCTGGGACACGCTGAAGGCGGCGGCCGACGAAATCGGTCTCCTAGACGTATTCGACACGTTCGACATCATCGAAGAGAAATTCACACCCCTGTACGGGGAAGTGAAAGAATTCTTCTGGTCGACCGTCGACCGGATTGTCGAGTTGGTCAAGGAGGCGGCTATCGGCGTCGCCGAGGGGTTCCTGACGGAGAACGGTCTGTGGCCGCTCGTGAAGAAGGTCCTCGGTTACGATCCGCTCCGCGACGAGGAGGTTGAGGCGACCCCGACGGAGATACTTGAGGACTTCCTGCTGTTCATCGATAAAGAGGAACACCTCGAACGGATGCGCGAGCAGGGGACCGTTGAGGAGACGGCGAAGTGGCTGACGACGCAGATAGAGACGTTCACGGGGCTCATCGATCGGTTGGGTGACCTGTTCACGGAGGCGTGGAAAGCGATTCAGCCCGAGAACTTGCTGAATCTGGCGACTAACCTCCGCTCGCTGGCGACGCAGGTGTTGGAATTCGTCGCCGACGTAGGGTCGTTCGCCTGGACGGTGGCCGAGGAGGTGTTCGCGCGCGTCAAGGACGCCCTCCTCGGTTGGCTGAGCGAACACGTCGACTCGGAACTCCCCGGCTTCGACCTCCTTACGGTTATCATCGGGCGGAACCCGTTCACCAGTGAGGAGGTACCGCGGACAGCAGCGAACCTCGTCAGGGGGTTCATCACGCTGCTCCCGGGCGGACACGCAATCCACCAGCAACTGGCGGAGTCGGGGGTCCTCGCCGAGGCGGGCGCACGTATCGAAGGCGCGGTCGAACGCCTCGGCATCAGCTGGGAGCTCATTCGCGGCCTCTTCGCAGAGATCTGGGACAGTATCACCATCGAAGCGCTGGCCGAGCCGTTCGACACCGTGCTGGCGATGGTCGCGCGGTTCGGAGAACCCGTCTCCCGGCTGCTCGGGTTCGTCAACGTCGTCCTCCGGGAGGTTTTCTTCCTCGTGCTCGCCGCGATGGACTTCCCCGTCGACCTGATCCAGGGTATCGTCGCCCGGGTGATGCAAGCCATCGACGATGTCAAGCGCGACCCGGTGGCGTTCCTCTCGAACATGCTCGAAGCCGTCAAACTGGGCTTCTCGAACTTCTTCGATAACGCCCTCACGCACCTCGGCGGCGGCCTCGTCGAGTGGCTCTTCCGTGGCCTCCGGGATGCCGGCCTCGAACCGCCGGACCTCTCTTCGCTGGAGTCCGTCCTCTCGTTCGCGCTCGACATCCTCGGTGTCAGCGTCGAGAAGCTCTGGGAGAAGCTCGGTGAGCGCATCGGCGAGGAGAACGTCGAGCGTATCCGCGGTGCTATCGATCGGCTGACCGGTATCTGGAACTTCGTGAAGGACGTTCAGGAACGTGGGGTCGCCGCCATCTGGGAGTACATCGAGGGACAGATCAGCGGCCTCTGGGACTCCGTCCTTGAGATGGCCGAAGAGTGGATCATGGAGCGCGTCGTCGAACGCGCCGCCACCTGGCTCCTGAGCTTGGTCGACCCCACCGGCGTCACAGCGATCATCAACAGTTTCAGAGCCGTGTTCAACGCCATCAGTTCGGCGATAGAGTACGCCCGTGACATCCTCGCCATCGTCCACGACTACGTCAGCACCGTCGGCAGCGTCGCGCGCGGCGACCTCGAGTCGGGGGCGAAAATACTCGAAGAGGGGCTGGCCAAGGCCATCCCGGTCGCCATCGGGTTCCTCGCCAAGCAACTCGGCATCGGTGACCTCGGCGAGAAGATAGTCGAGATCGTCGGAACGGTTCGTGCGGTCATCGATGAGGCCATCGACTGGCTCATCGACCGGGCAATGCGGGGCATGGAGTCCATCCTTAGTGGACTCGGTATAGACAGTGAGAGTGACGAAGACGAAGCTACGACATCTACGGACCGTGAGTCGTGGTGGATGCTTCGGGAACCTATCGAAGTGAGAGATCAAAAGCACACACTGCTCTTCGAGGGCGACGGGATCGATTCGGAACTTGTCGTCAGATCCGACCGAACGCCGCTCGTTCAGTGGGTTGAGGAGGCGGAGAGAGAGATATCGATTCTAAAGGCCGAGAGCATGTTGAGCGACGACGAGTACGGGAAAAACAGCGGCGCCCTCTCCCAGATACGGACCCTCGCTTCGCTCATCAATAAACAGCGGACCCGTCTACGGAAGTCGGGCGACCGGCGGGGCCAGCCAATAACTAAGCGCGGCGGACGCGTCATCAGCCGCGCTTACAGGCAGATTCACAACCTGATGAAGCGCATCAAGTACAGAGGAAAGAGCGACGCTCGGCCGCCGACACAGATCCCAGTACAGGTCACGCAGTCGGTCACGTCCACCTCTGATCAGATCGGGAAGGTGATGGTCGCGCAACCGCTCTCAACGAATTCTGGCGGATTGAATCCGAGGAGTCCGGGAGGGGACCGTTCCAAGCTATACACGAAAGTGAAAGCCGTCAGGCCAGGATTCTACGTGCAGGCTCACCTCCTCAGCGATCAACTTCACGGGCCTAACGACAGTCGCAATCTAACTCCATTCCCGAACCGAAGCAACGGAGAGATGGAGCGAGCGTTCGAGAGTGATATCAAAAAAGCCGTCGACCAAGAGAACAAGGTCGTGAGCTATCGAGTCCAATTTGTCTACGGGAGACATGGTAACCCGAATCTGAACCCCTACGAGCGAGAGGTACCGACGGCGGTGTTCGGAGAGGCCTACGAGATGAAGATGAAGCGGAGCGCGCCCTCAACCGACGATGCCGCGATGAACCCGAACAACTGGAAAGTCGACCGTTCGAAGAAAATAGTCGGTCCGCGAGAGGTTCGAGCGGTGATGCCAGGGGCCCCGGCCGCAGTCGTCATCGCGCGGCGGCTGTCACTGAGCGAAAAGCTTCCGTCCGACAAGAGGGACGCGGCCATCGCCACTTTGGTTGAGGTCACAAACATCGGACCGAAGACTGCTGAGGAAATCGTCTCCCGTCTCGAAGAGAGCGGTATCTCCTCTCTCGACGAACTGATGGCGGTTTCGGGTATCGGCAAAAAGCGTGCAGACGCGATCCTCTCCAGCGATCAGATCATTCAACAAGGGAGTTCCGAGTGGGAGGTGGCATGA
- a CDS encoding ATP-binding protein, which yields MTDRWTDSSLAVEPYVDSTDHIRDALERLDILLRYHLETWWAAGDGVVDELRGLYVSDETVDVLFPADVAGRVRSDEANGAGTGERPPPNPDLLVTVDERADIVAARVRRTLAAGTDLRLAHLADQFDLSAADVDALLLAFAPTHDARYETLYSYLHDDVTAKRPTIGLVCTVLARDGDESAVLRRLFARGGPLRRHNLLRLRESDERPLRSRPVTVDERIAEYLLGADDVDPELDGVAELVVADDVSADGSDLTRTLGLSTCARTALDRLLDAESDHRVRNSNPLPDPDSRTRGESRPPMAYAWGPRGSGRHAVAAAVSRSRARDAALLAIDASQLTDAPLGLSTTLARVGREGLLRGAALSVRNFDSLSHDERERLAGAVDEFPGPVVLSGGTEWQPQTPPSTHVFTALALSVPGTEARRRLWRAALASTGVGDDEADALASKFRLTSGAIRDAVETARQTTDGEEPSVAALYDACRHQAGGSLTDLAQAVPQPYAWEDIVLPPEQMVQLREVAAHVAHRGTVYDDWGFAERYAAGTGLIALFSGPSGTGKTMAASIVAREAGLDLYRVDLSSVVSKYVGETEKNLGRVFDEAGKGDAVLLFDEADALFGKRSEVRDAHDRYANVEVNYLLQRVEAYDGVVVLTTNFKRNIDEAFTRRIHLCVEFPRPTRAAREGIWRSVFPPETPVEELDFEFLSTLELTGGNVKNAALTAAFMAADAGESVRMAHVVKAVKRELQKTGTLVSPEAFGNYWEDPT from the coding sequence GTGACCGACAGATGGACGGATTCCTCTCTCGCGGTGGAACCGTACGTCGACAGCACCGACCACATCCGCGACGCGCTGGAACGACTCGATATCCTCCTCCGATACCACCTAGAAACGTGGTGGGCGGCTGGAGACGGCGTCGTGGACGAGTTACGCGGGCTGTACGTCTCCGATGAGACAGTCGACGTGCTATTTCCTGCCGATGTCGCGGGTCGCGTCCGGTCCGACGAAGCGAACGGAGCGGGGACGGGCGAACGTCCACCGCCGAATCCGGACCTCCTAGTGACCGTCGACGAGCGGGCAGATATCGTCGCAGCGAGGGTGCGCCGTACGCTCGCGGCCGGGACAGACCTTCGCCTTGCCCACTTGGCGGACCAGTTCGACCTCTCCGCAGCGGACGTGGACGCGCTGTTACTCGCATTCGCCCCGACGCACGACGCACGCTACGAGACGCTGTACTCGTACCTGCACGACGACGTGACGGCGAAGCGGCCGACTATCGGCCTCGTCTGCACTGTCCTCGCCCGAGACGGCGACGAGTCGGCAGTCCTCCGGCGGCTGTTCGCCCGTGGCGGTCCGCTCCGGCGCCACAACCTGCTTCGACTCCGCGAGAGCGACGAGCGACCGCTCCGCTCCCGCCCGGTGACCGTCGACGAGCGAATCGCAGAGTACCTCCTCGGTGCTGACGACGTCGACCCGGAACTCGACGGCGTCGCCGAACTCGTCGTCGCCGATGACGTCTCCGCTGACGGCTCAGACCTCACGCGGACGCTCGGACTTTCGACATGCGCGCGGACCGCACTGGACCGACTTCTCGACGCGGAGTCCGACCACCGCGTGCGGAACTCGAACCCGCTGCCCGACCCCGATTCGCGGACGAGGGGGGAATCCCGTCCGCCGATGGCGTACGCTTGGGGCCCGCGCGGGTCCGGTCGGCATGCGGTGGCGGCCGCGGTGAGTCGCAGTCGTGCCCGCGACGCGGCGTTGCTCGCCATCGATGCCTCGCAGCTAACCGACGCGCCGCTCGGACTCTCGACGACGCTCGCCCGCGTCGGGCGTGAAGGGCTGCTTCGGGGGGCCGCTCTCTCGGTGCGAAACTTCGACTCACTGTCGCACGACGAGCGGGAACGCCTCGCCGGGGCGGTGGACGAGTTCCCCGGCCCGGTCGTGCTCTCGGGTGGAACCGAATGGCAGCCACAGACGCCACCGTCGACGCACGTCTTCACGGCGCTGGCGCTGTCGGTCCCCGGCACTGAGGCTCGGCGACGACTCTGGCGGGCGGCGCTCGCGTCGACCGGCGTCGGCGACGACGAGGCGGACGCGCTGGCGTCGAAATTCCGGCTCACATCCGGTGCGATTCGCGACGCCGTCGAGACCGCTCGTCAGACGACGGACGGAGAGGAGCCGAGCGTCGCGGCACTGTACGACGCCTGTCGACACCAGGCGGGCGGGTCGCTGACCGACCTCGCGCAGGCAGTCCCGCAGCCGTACGCGTGGGAAGACATCGTCCTCCCGCCCGAACAGATGGTGCAACTCCGCGAAGTGGCCGCCCACGTCGCCCATCGTGGAACCGTCTACGACGACTGGGGGTTCGCCGAGCGCTACGCCGCCGGTACCGGGCTCATCGCGCTCTTCAGCGGCCCCTCAGGAACCGGCAAGACGATGGCGGCGAGCATCGTCGCCCGAGAGGCGGGACTCGACCTCTACCGCGTTGATCTCTCCTCGGTCGTGAGCAAGTACGTCGGCGAGACGGAGAAGAACCTCGGTCGCGTCTTCGACGAAGCGGGGAAGGGCGACGCTGTGTTGCTGTTCGACGAGGCCGACGCGCTGTTCGGCAAGCGCTCGGAGGTTCGGGACGCGCACGACCGCTACGCGAACGTCGAGGTGAACTATCTTCTCCAGCGCGTCGAGGCGTACGACGGCGTCGTCGTCCTCACGACGAACTTCAAGCGTAACATCGACGAGGCGTTCACCCGCCGTATCCACCTGTGCGTGGAGTTCCCCCGCCCGACTCGGGCGGCGCGCGAGGGGATATGGCGCAGTGTGTTTCCCCCGGAGACGCCGGTCGAGGAACTCGACTTCGAGTTCCTCTCGACGCTGGAACTGACCGGCGGCAACGTGAAGAACGCCGCGCTGACCGCCGCGTTCATGGCCGCCGACGCGGGCGAAAGCGTGCGGATGGCGCACGTCGTCAAAGCGGTGAAACGCGAGTTACAGAAGACTGGGACGCTGGTCTCCCCCGAAGCGTTCGGCAACTACTGGGAGGATCCGACGTGA
- a CDS encoding phage tail protein, producing the protein MTTEERSDPYLGHRFVVEIDSVVAGGFSGVSGLSMEMQPQEVEEGGQNGFSHKLPTRIGHQNLVLKRGLTDYVGFWSWIWAVANGSVTRKRVDVYLQDAPGPDDRVWGWSFASAYPVKWTGPEFSAEQSAVALETLELAHEGVSKVEGLPPT; encoded by the coding sequence GTGACGACCGAAGAGCGGTCCGACCCGTACCTCGGTCACCGGTTCGTCGTCGAGATAGACTCCGTCGTCGCCGGCGGGTTCTCTGGCGTGAGCGGGCTGTCGATGGAGATGCAACCGCAGGAGGTGGAGGAGGGCGGACAGAACGGGTTCAGCCACAAGCTTCCGACGCGCATCGGCCACCAGAACCTCGTCCTCAAGCGGGGGCTGACGGACTACGTCGGCTTCTGGAGCTGGATTTGGGCCGTCGCCAACGGCAGTGTCACCCGCAAGCGAGTCGACGTCTACCTGCAGGACGCCCCTGGCCCCGACGACCGCGTGTGGGGATGGTCGTTCGCCTCGGCCTACCCCGTCAAGTGGACCGGACCAGAGTTCAGCGCCGAGCAGTCCGCCGTCGCGCTTGAGACGCTCGAACTCGCCCACGAGGGAGTCAGCAAAGTCGAGGGGCTCCCGCCGACGTGA
- a CDS encoding DUF6760 family protein yields the protein MTRYPLDQLYEEVSFVAYHFNWSHDDVLNLPHWERRRWCEEISRINERMNVEPGSGGGAAFDGATNGTTNLLDLGDL from the coding sequence GTGACGCGCTATCCGCTCGACCAGTTGTACGAGGAGGTTTCGTTCGTCGCGTACCATTTCAACTGGTCGCACGACGACGTACTCAACCTGCCGCACTGGGAGCGCCGTCGCTGGTGTGAGGAGATAAGCCGCATCAACGAGCGGATGAACGTCGAGCCGGGGAGCGGTGGTGGTGCCGCCTTCGACGGTGCGACGAACGGGACGACCAACCTGCTGGATCTCGGTGATCTCTAG
- a CDS encoding phage tail protein, whose product MPDRHGPFRNFRFLLEIDGITQAGFSQATVPEVQTELVEYRNGDEPATNRKLAGRTAYGNLTLQTGITESTELFEWRQAVTNGQVDDARRNVALIVLDEEGNPGPRYEFTNAWPRQYDAPDMNATENNVAIESLELVHEGMERTA is encoded by the coding sequence ATGCCAGACAGACACGGACCATTCCGAAACTTCCGCTTCCTCCTCGAGATAGACGGCATCACGCAGGCCGGATTCAGCCAGGCGACCGTCCCCGAAGTGCAGACGGAGTTAGTTGAGTACCGCAACGGCGACGAACCCGCCACAAACAGAAAGCTCGCGGGTCGCACCGCGTACGGCAACCTCACGCTGCAGACCGGCATCACTGAATCGACCGAACTGTTCGAGTGGCGGCAGGCCGTCACGAACGGACAGGTCGACGACGCTCGGCGCAACGTCGCCCTCATCGTCCTCGACGAGGAGGGCAACCCCGGCCCGCGCTATGAGTTCACGAACGCGTGGCCGCGCCAGTACGACGCCCCCGACATGAACGCGACCGAGAACAACGTCGCCATCGAATCGCTCGAACTCGTCCACGAGGGCATGGAGCGGACCGCATGA